A genomic stretch from Persephonella sp. includes:
- a CDS encoding class I SAM-dependent methyltransferase translates to MECNCKSKFNAVFMKNLEWYLNYVYDGYKKGLFSKAGKDVLEIGAGTGINLKYYKPGTNLTVIEPSREMLDYFLEKAKKYPLNIHVKQGFAEELPFEDESFDTVVSTLVLCSVKSPRKAIEEIKRVLKKDGYFIFIEHVKAPKNTITHKVQKFVQPVWKWTFEGCDVQRDTGKLIEAYFPEVQYKTLRFNSPFIPVNYHIIGYAKKSQS, encoded by the coding sequence ATGGAATGTAATTGTAAGAGCAAATTTAACGCAGTTTTTATGAAAAATCTGGAATGGTATCTAAACTATGTTTATGACGGGTATAAAAAGGGTTTGTTCTCAAAAGCAGGGAAAGATGTTCTTGAAATTGGAGCAGGAACAGGTATAAATCTCAAATACTATAAACCGGGGACAAATCTGACAGTTATTGAACCTTCCAGAGAAATGCTTGATTATTTTTTAGAAAAAGCAAAAAAATATCCGTTGAATATACATGTAAAGCAAGGTTTCGCAGAAGAATTACCTTTTGAGGATGAAAGTTTTGATACTGTAGTTTCTACTCTTGTTTTATGTAGTGTCAAATCTCCAAGAAAGGCTATAGAGGAAATAAAAAGGGTTCTTAAAAAAGATGGATATTTTATTTTTATTGAGCATGTAAAAGCCCCTAAAAACACAATCACTCATAAAGTCCAGAAATTTGTCCAGCCTGTATGGAAATGGACATTTGAAGGCTGCGATGTCCAGAGAGATACAGGAAAGCTAATAGAAGCCTATTTTCCGGAAGTTCAATACAAAACACTCAGATTTAACAGTCCATTTATACCGGTAAATTACCATATAATAGGGTATGCTAAAAAAAGCCAGTCCTGA
- a CDS encoding M28 family peptidase: MLKKASPENLYKHVEFLTSIKPFRNYLLPESLDKAAEYIKNQFSIYTSHITEQKFRVEHNEYKNIIASINTDKKERIIIGAHYDVAGDTPGADDNASGIAGLIELLRLLYQEELPYRIDFAAYSLEEPPFFETEYMGSYIHAHSLHKKNAKIKVMICLEMIGYFSDQKGSQQFPLPFFKLLYPDTGNFIGVVGKIGQKKITIKIRELMKKGGKIPVYSINAPSIIPGVDLSDHKNFWKFGYQAVMITDTAFYRNPNYHKRTDTVNTLDYKRMAEVINGLYYALKNI, translated from the coding sequence ATGCTAAAAAAAGCCAGTCCTGAAAATCTTTATAAACATGTTGAGTTTCTCACATCAATAAAGCCTTTTAGGAATTATTTACTTCCAGAATCTTTGGACAAAGCGGCAGAATACATAAAAAATCAGTTTTCTATTTATACCTCTCATATAACAGAACAAAAATTTCGTGTGGAACACAATGAATACAAAAATATAATAGCCTCAATAAACACAGATAAAAAAGAAAGAATAATAATTGGAGCCCATTATGATGTAGCTGGAGATACTCCGGGGGCAGATGATAATGCCAGTGGAATAGCAGGTTTAATTGAATTACTTAGATTACTGTATCAGGAAGAACTCCCTTATAGAATAGACTTTGCAGCATATTCTCTGGAAGAACCGCCATTTTTTGAAACAGAATATATGGGCAGTTATATCCATGCCCATTCCCTTCACAAAAAAAATGCAAAAATCAAAGTTATGATATGCCTTGAGATGATAGGATATTTCTCTGACCAAAAAGGTTCACAACAATTCCCATTGCCATTTTTTAAACTGCTTTATCCAGATACAGGAAATTTTATAGGTGTCGTTGGCAAAATAGGACAAAAAAAGATAACAATAAAAATAAGAGAACTTATGAAAAAAGGCGGTAAAATTCCTGTTTACTCAATAAATGCTCCTTCAATAATCCCCGGGGTTGACCTCTCAGACCACAAAAATTTCTGGAAATTCGGATATCAGGCTGTTATGATTACAGACACAGCATTTTATAGAAATCCGAATTATCATAAAAGAACAGACACAGTTAACACACTGGATTATAAAAGAATGGCAGAAGTGATAAACGGTCTTTACTACGCACTAAAAAATATATAA